A window from Polynucleobacter sp. MWH-UH25E encodes these proteins:
- the nadD gene encoding nicotinate (nicotinamide) nucleotide adenylyltransferase produces MSSTETGSRKRIGILGGTFDPPHVGHLKLATHFAKLLHLDTLLFVPSGEPWQKGTGITPAETRYQLTEAAGIDLARAFLYLKIPTQIGIDRIEIDRAGPSYAIDTVKVLRDRFGDQASLIWLMGADSLSALPSWNSWKELLSYVNFAVASRPHHELEANRSAEVKELLLHHQTMDVSALENQAFGLIYVDETLAVDLSSTNLRRQLKTARNSIEAEAIPSQTLNLIHNLGLYQ; encoded by the coding sequence TTGAGCTCTACAGAAACTGGTTCTCGCAAACGCATTGGTATTTTGGGTGGTACCTTTGACCCGCCTCATGTTGGTCATTTAAAACTTGCAACTCATTTTGCAAAACTTCTACATCTCGATACCCTATTATTTGTGCCTAGCGGTGAGCCCTGGCAAAAAGGTACTGGCATTACCCCTGCTGAAACTCGCTATCAATTAACCGAGGCGGCTGGCATCGATTTAGCAAGGGCATTTTTATATCTAAAGATTCCGACTCAAATTGGAATTGATCGCATTGAAATCGATCGCGCAGGCCCCAGTTATGCGATTGATACCGTCAAGGTATTAAGAGATCGATTTGGCGATCAAGCCAGCCTTATCTGGTTGATGGGTGCAGATTCACTGAGTGCGCTCCCGAGCTGGAACTCTTGGAAAGAGTTGCTCAGTTATGTGAACTTCGCTGTGGCAAGCAGACCTCATCATGAGCTTGAGGCAAATAGAAGTGCCGAAGTAAAAGAATTACTCCTCCACCATCAAACCATGGATGTGAGCGCTCTTGAAAACCAAGCTTTTGGCCTTATTTATGTAGATGAGACGCTAGCAGTCGATCTTTCTTCAACAAACCTGAGAAGACAGCTTAAAACGGCGCGCAATTCGATTGAGGCCGAAGCTATTCCATCTCAAACCCTCAACCTCATTCACAATCTAGGCTTATATCAGTAA